Proteins from a single region of Desulfolutivibrio sulfoxidireducens:
- a CDS encoding DMT family transporter gives MAVGYVYVLCAAVMWGLIGPASKLAFAAGMEPLEVAFWRTVLAWALFGTQALLSGDLRVARKDVPAVAGFGVFCIAGLFGSYVYAVKLGGAAMASVLLYTAPAWVALLSFLLLKERMGAFKIAAVCATIAGVAGISLGPRLAGDVAGSVPVTVASVLVGLLAGFTYALYYIFGKLYLSRYKTPTIFFYALPIGALALLPFFELRLPSLSGLAACAFLALCSTYGAYSIYYAGLRTLEATRAAVVATIEPVVAAGLAWVMFGEVFTPVGYAGSALILFGVLLAIWEGGRQRLTVPASLLPKKR, from the coding sequence ATGGCTGTCGGATATGTGTATGTGCTGTGCGCCGCCGTCATGTGGGGGCTTATCGGACCGGCCTCCAAGCTGGCCTTCGCGGCCGGCATGGAGCCCCTGGAGGTGGCCTTCTGGCGCACGGTTCTGGCCTGGGCGCTTTTCGGGACCCAGGCCCTTTTGTCCGGGGATCTGCGGGTGGCCAGAAAAGACGTGCCCGCCGTGGCCGGTTTCGGGGTGTTCTGCATCGCCGGGCTGTTCGGGTCCTACGTCTACGCCGTGAAGCTCGGCGGCGCGGCCATGGCCTCGGTCCTTTTGTACACGGCCCCGGCCTGGGTGGCCCTGCTGTCGTTTCTTTTGCTCAAGGAGCGCATGGGGGCGTTCAAGATCGCGGCTGTGTGCGCCACCATCGCCGGCGTGGCCGGGATCAGCCTGGGACCGCGCCTGGCCGGGGACGTGGCGGGCAGCGTGCCCGTGACCGTGGCCTCGGTGCTGGTCGGGCTTCTGGCCGGGTTCACCTACGCCCTGTACTATATTTTCGGCAAACTGTATCTGTCGCGCTACAAGACCCCGACCATCTTTTTTTACGCCCTGCCCATCGGCGCACTGGCCCTTCTGCCTTTTTTCGAGCTGCGGCTTCCGAGTCTTTCGGGCCTGGCGGCCTGCGCCTTTTTGGCCCTGTGCTCCACCTACGGGGCCTACTCCATCTATTACGCCGGTCTGAGGACCCTGGAGGCCACCCGGGCGGCGGTGGTGGCCACCATCGAGCCGGTGGTGGCGGCGGGGCTGGCCTGGGTGATGTTCGGGGAGGTGTTCACGCCGGTGGGCTACGCCGGGAGCGCCCTGATCTTATTCGGGGTGCTTCTGGCCATCTGGGAGGGCGGCCGGCAGCGCCTGACGGTCCCGGCCTCGCTTCTTCCCAAAAAGCGGTGA
- a CDS encoding flagellar protein FlaG, which yields MMDTTEKTLAMAGWVQGLDGIATGATRDGPGSSANRNHAPNSLLSWRSENIAAPDATDQERIEKALSDLTTRLRTDTTSLQLRIDQATGAVQAEIVDAASGKVIRKIPMDELMRLSQGVQKGAAAVIYDGTA from the coding sequence ATGATGGACACCACCGAAAAGACCCTGGCCATGGCGGGCTGGGTTCAAGGATTGGACGGCATCGCGACCGGCGCGACGCGCGACGGTCCGGGATCGTCCGCCAACCGAAACCACGCCCCGAATTCCCTTCTCTCCTGGCGTAGCGAGAACATCGCCGCGCCCGACGCGACGGACCAGGAACGCATCGAGAAGGCCCTCAGCGACCTCACGACCCGCCTGCGCACCGACACCACATCCCTGCAACTGCGTATTGACCAGGCCACGGGCGCGGTCCAGGCCGAAATCGTGGACGCCGCAAGCGGCAAGGTGATCCGCAAGATTCCCATGGACGAGTTGATGCGCCTGTCGCAGGGCGTCCAAAAGGGGGCCGCCGCCGTCATCTACGACGGCACGGCGTAA
- a CDS encoding ABC transporter ATP-binding protein has protein sequence MGAPLLELRGVSAHYGRIQSLREVSLRVDEGEIVSIIGANGAGKTTTLMTVCGIVKATAGDVLYRGKSIRDTSPDKLPGMGLCQVPEGRRIFPRLTVAENLEMGAFFRRDADGIKKDMGLVFRLFPVLYERRGQQGGTLSGGEQQMLAIARALMSRPTMLLLDEPSLGLSPLISQHIFRIIKDINEQQGTTILLVEQNANIALSLADRGYVLETGRVVMEDKASALRANPEIRKAYLGG, from the coding sequence GTGGGCGCGCCACTTTTGGAGCTTCGGGGCGTGAGCGCCCACTACGGCCGCATCCAGTCGCTGCGCGAGGTCAGCCTGCGCGTGGACGAGGGCGAGATCGTCAGCATCATCGGGGCCAACGGCGCGGGCAAGACCACCACGCTGATGACCGTGTGCGGCATCGTCAAGGCCACGGCCGGCGACGTCCTGTACCGGGGGAAATCCATCCGGGACACCAGTCCGGATAAACTTCCGGGCATGGGGCTGTGCCAGGTGCCCGAGGGCCGGCGCATCTTCCCCCGGCTGACCGTGGCCGAGAACCTGGAGATGGGGGCCTTTTTCAGGCGCGACGCGGACGGGATCAAAAAGGACATGGGGCTGGTGTTTCGGCTTTTCCCGGTGCTTTACGAGCGCCGGGGCCAGCAGGGCGGGACCCTGTCCGGGGGCGAGCAGCAGATGCTGGCCATTGCCCGGGCGCTCATGAGCCGGCCCACGATGCTGCTTCTCGACGAGCCCTCGCTTGGGCTGTCCCCGCTTATCTCCCAGCACATCTTCCGGATCATAAAAGACATCAACGAGCAGCAGGGCACGACCATCCTTTTGGTCGAGCAAAACGCCAACATCGCCCTGTCCCTGGCCGACCGGGGCTACGTCCTGGAGACGGGCCGGGTGGTCATGGAGGACAAGGCGTCCGCGCTTCGGGCCAATCCCGAGATCCGCAAGGCCTATCTGGGGGGGTGA
- the livM gene encoding high-affinity branched-chain amino acid ABC transporter permease LivM: MTRGSRVWLLFGLAMAWLFLLLWPLLGIKPDGTLTFLDTFAVWWKIALAALIGFAFFRLSRAGVFDFAGRPLARLVRGVGRVYAAWPKWMFLAPLCAFALAYPFLTERYAQDVAVNVLVYVCLGLGLNVVVGLCGLLDLGYIAFYGVGAYTYALLSIHYGLSFWLCLPICAAFAAVAGCVIGYPTLRMRGDYLAIVTLGFGEIVRIILNNWMSLTNGPNGILGIAPPSLTVPVFGDGGLTFETIVMRKLFWMYYIILGLAVFTVVAVRRLNFSRIGRAWEAIREDETAAELMGVNTFRFKLLAYAMGAVFGGLAGAFFAARMRFVSPESFTFIESAMVLAMVVLGGLGSIPGVILGALALVALPEVFRQFELYRMLVFGGVMAVMMLVRPAGLWPAARLGKRSDDEG, translated from the coding sequence ATGACACGCGGGTCTAGGGTCTGGCTCCTTTTCGGCCTGGCCATGGCCTGGCTGTTCCTCCTTCTGTGGCCGCTTCTGGGCATAAAGCCCGACGGCACCCTGACCTTTCTCGACACCTTCGCGGTCTGGTGGAAGATCGCCCTGGCCGCCCTGATTGGTTTCGCGTTTTTCAGGCTGTCCCGGGCCGGGGTCTTCGACTTCGCGGGAAGGCCCCTGGCCCGCCTGGTTCGGGGCGTGGGCCGGGTGTACGCGGCCTGGCCCAAATGGATGTTCCTCGCGCCGCTGTGCGCCTTCGCCCTGGCCTATCCCTTTCTCACCGAGCGCTACGCCCAGGACGTGGCCGTTAACGTGCTGGTCTACGTCTGCCTGGGCCTGGGCCTGAACGTGGTGGTCGGGCTGTGCGGCCTTTTGGACCTGGGCTACATCGCCTTTTACGGCGTGGGGGCCTACACCTACGCCCTGCTCTCCATCCACTACGGGCTGTCGTTCTGGCTGTGCCTGCCCATCTGCGCCGCGTTCGCGGCCGTGGCCGGGTGCGTCATCGGCTATCCCACCCTGCGCATGCGCGGGGACTACCTGGCCATCGTCACCCTGGGGTTCGGGGAGATCGTGCGCATCATCTTGAACAACTGGATGAGCCTGACCAACGGCCCCAACGGGATTTTGGGCATCGCCCCGCCGAGCCTGACCGTGCCGGTTTTCGGCGACGGCGGGCTGACCTTCGAGACCATCGTCATGCGCAAGCTCTTCTGGATGTACTACATCATCCTGGGCCTGGCCGTGTTCACCGTGGTGGCCGTGAGAAGGCTCAACTTCTCGCGCATCGGCCGGGCCTGGGAGGCCATCCGGGAGGACGAGACCGCGGCCGAACTCATGGGCGTGAACACCTTTCGCTTCAAGCTGCTGGCCTACGCCATGGGCGCGGTGTTCGGCGGGCTGGCCGGGGCCTTTTTCGCGGCCCGGATGCGCTTTGTGAGTCCGGAGAGCTTCACCTTCATCGAATCGGCCATGGTCCTGGCCATGGTGGTCCTGGGGGGCCTGGGGTCCATTCCCGGGGTCATCCTCGGGGCCTTGGCCCTGGTGGCCTTGCCCGAGGTCTTCCGCCAGTTCGAGCTGTACCGCATGCTGGTCTTTGGCGGGGTCATGGCGGTGATGATGCTGGTGCGCCCGGCCGGGCTGTGGCCCGCGGCGCGCCTTGGCAAACGCTCGGACGACGAGGGGTAA
- a CDS encoding branched-chain amino acid ABC transporter permease yields the protein MDYFAQQVINGLTLGGVYALVALGYTMVYGIIQLINFAHGEIFAAGGYMGVILLSFLTANGVMENHPGLGLGLALILSMGYCAMLAMAVEKVAYKPLRQSSRLSVLLSALGMSIFLQNGLMLTQGVYDKAYPAEFTHGGFDVGAIRISYMQIGILAVTTLLLLGLNALVFKTRIGKAMRATAQDKVMSALVGINSNKIISVTFAIGACLAAAAGIMVGLYYGSVRYDMGFVPGIKAFAAAVLGGIGNITGAMVGGLVIGMVEIMAAAYLPMGGQYKDVFAFVILILVLYFMPTGIMGENVDDTRV from the coding sequence ATGGATTATTTCGCGCAGCAGGTCATCAACGGATTGACGCTCGGCGGGGTGTACGCCCTGGTGGCCCTGGGCTATACCATGGTCTACGGCATCATCCAGCTCATCAACTTCGCCCACGGCGAGATCTTCGCCGCCGGCGGCTACATGGGGGTCATCCTCTTAAGCTTTTTGACCGCCAACGGGGTCATGGAGAACCATCCCGGCCTGGGCCTCGGCTTGGCCCTGATCCTGTCCATGGGCTATTGCGCCATGCTGGCTATGGCCGTGGAAAAGGTGGCCTACAAGCCGCTACGCCAGTCCTCCCGGCTGTCGGTCCTCTTGTCGGCCCTGGGCATGTCCATCTTTCTCCAAAACGGGCTCATGCTCACCCAGGGCGTCTACGACAAGGCCTATCCCGCCGAGTTCACCCATGGCGGCTTCGATGTGGGGGCCATCCGCATAAGCTACATGCAGATCGGCATCCTGGCCGTGACCACCCTGTTGCTTCTCGGCCTCAACGCCCTGGTGTTTAAGACCCGCATCGGCAAGGCCATGCGGGCCACGGCCCAGGACAAGGTCATGAGCGCCCTGGTGGGCATCAATTCCAACAAGATCATCAGCGTCACCTTCGCCATCGGGGCCTGTCTGGCCGCCGCCGCCGGGATCATGGTCGGGCTGTACTACGGCTCGGTGCGCTACGACATGGGCTTCGTGCCGGGCATCAAGGCCTTTGCCGCCGCCGTGTTGGGCGGCATCGGCAACATCACCGGGGCCATGGTCGGCGGCCTGGTCATCGGCATGGTGGAGATCATGGCCGCCGCCTACCTGCCCATGGGCGGCCAGTACAAGGACGTGTTCGCCTTCGTCATCCTGATCCTGGTCCTGTATTTCATGCCCACCGGCATCATGGGGGAGAACGTCGATGACACGCGGGTCTAG
- a CDS encoding branched-chain amino acid ABC transporter substrate-binding protein: MGAVAQAATLKIGSQSPLTGSYAADGNDIANGARAAIDAIVKEGGIPGFEKIELFAEDDACDPRQAVAAANKLLNEKVVGVVGSYCSSSTIPASEVLNEGEILMLTPASTSEKVTERGLPYMFRVCGRDDDQSVVAMKFMLDQLKAKTVFIVDDKTTYSQGLADNVEKLANEKGVKVIEHDHVNQGDKDFSAVLTKVKSAKPDVFYMSLQNSSSGALMLIQAKRMGIDCAIIGQDAVYHPQLMEIAKDAAEGMYLTFGFIDEDTPAYKKFLAAYEKYGKPGAYSAYAYDSAYSLLSAIKAAGSTDPAKIKAAIMKIDADGASKHIKFKENGDSGSNYIIRVVKDGQFKNYWDPLTGKKY; the protein is encoded by the coding sequence ATGGGCGCGGTCGCCCAGGCGGCCACGCTGAAAATCGGCAGCCAGAGCCCGCTGACCGGCTCCTACGCCGCCGACGGCAACGACATCGCCAACGGCGCCCGCGCGGCCATTGACGCCATCGTCAAGGAGGGCGGCATCCCGGGTTTCGAGAAAATCGAGCTTTTCGCCGAGGACGACGCCTGCGACCCGCGCCAGGCCGTGGCCGCCGCCAACAAGCTTCTCAACGAGAAGGTGGTCGGCGTGGTCGGCTCCTACTGCTCCAGTTCCACCATCCCGGCCTCGGAAGTGTTGAACGAGGGCGAGATCCTCATGCTCACCCCGGCCTCCACCTCCGAGAAGGTCACCGAACGCGGCCTGCCCTACATGTTTCGGGTCTGCGGACGCGACGACGACCAGTCCGTGGTGGCCATGAAGTTCATGCTCGACCAGCTTAAGGCCAAGACCGTGTTCATCGTGGACGACAAGACCACCTATTCCCAGGGCCTGGCCGACAACGTGGAAAAGCTGGCCAATGAAAAGGGCGTCAAGGTCATCGAGCACGACCACGTCAACCAGGGCGACAAGGACTTCTCGGCCGTTCTGACCAAGGTCAAAAGCGCCAAGCCCGACGTCTTCTACATGAGCCTGCAAAACTCCTCCTCCGGCGCGCTCATGCTCATCCAGGCCAAGCGCATGGGCATCGACTGCGCCATCATCGGCCAGGACGCCGTGTACCATCCCCAGCTCATGGAGATCGCCAAGGACGCCGCTGAGGGCATGTACCTGACGTTCGGGTTCATCGACGAGGATACCCCGGCCTACAAGAAGTTCCTGGCCGCCTACGAGAAATACGGCAAGCCCGGGGCCTATTCGGCCTACGCCTATGATTCGGCCTATTCCCTGCTCTCGGCCATCAAGGCCGCCGGGTCCACGGACCCGGCCAAGATCAAGGCCGCGATCATGAAGATCGATGCCGACGGGGCCTCCAAGCACATCAAGTTCAAGGAAAACGGCGACTCCGGTTCCAACTACATCATCCGGGTGGTCAAGGACGGCCAGTTCAAGAACTACTGGGATCCCCTGACCGGCAAGAAGTACTAG
- a CDS encoding ABC transporter ATP-binding protein: MAHLSLQDVSVHFGGLQALTEVSFDLTPGEILSLIGPNGAGKTTIFNVITGVYRLSGGAVVYDGQPLAGLRPHRIIERGIARTFQNIRLFTAMTALENVMVASHCRTKSSVVGAVLRSPSQRREERAVRERAMAALDFAGLAAFADVAAKNLAYGLQRRLEIARALGSDPKTILLDEPAAGLNPSESRELMDTIARIAASGINVLLVEHDMSVVMNLSHRVVVLDHGVVISQGRPDEVRRDPAVIEAYLGGEAAAV; encoded by the coding sequence ATGGCACATTTGTCGCTGCAAGACGTGAGCGTGCATTTCGGGGGGCTCCAGGCCCTGACGGAAGTCAGCTTCGATCTCACTCCGGGAGAAATCCTGAGTCTCATCGGCCCTAACGGGGCCGGAAAAACTACTATTTTCAATGTCATCACCGGCGTCTACCGCCTCTCCGGCGGGGCCGTGGTCTACGACGGCCAGCCCCTGGCCGGCCTTCGGCCCCACCGCATCATCGAGCGGGGCATCGCCCGGACCTTCCAGAACATCCGGCTCTTTACGGCCATGACCGCCCTGGAAAACGTCATGGTGGCCAGCCACTGTAGAACGAAAAGCTCGGTCGTGGGCGCCGTGCTGCGCTCGCCCTCCCAGCGTCGCGAGGAGCGGGCGGTGCGCGAGCGGGCCATGGCCGCCCTGGACTTTGCGGGCCTTGCGGCCTTCGCGGACGTGGCCGCCAAGAATCTGGCCTACGGCCTGCAACGCCGCCTGGAGATCGCCCGGGCCCTGGGGTCCGATCCCAAGACCATCCTCCTGGACGAGCCGGCCGCCGGCCTGAATCCCTCCGAGAGCCGGGAACTCATGGACACCATCGCCCGCATCGCGGCGTCCGGGATAAACGTCCTTCTGGTCGAACACGACATGAGCGTGGTCATGAATTTGAGCCATCGGGTGGTGGTCCTGGACCACGGCGTGGTCATAAGCCAGGGCCGGCCCGACGAGGTCCGCCGCGATCCGGCGGTCATCGAGGCCTATCTGGGCGGGGAGGCGGCGGCCGTGTAG